Proteins co-encoded in one Prunus persica cultivar Lovell chromosome G6, Prunus_persica_NCBIv2, whole genome shotgun sequence genomic window:
- the LOC18774221 gene encoding uncharacterized protein LOC18774221: MEAKSMFLHSKTIPFCSAFTDRPNFSLRPFRKHLQGNSINHSSHLHHSLKPLKNPSNLCLSQNPFSSSPTRTRRSTHLLPPLKCSYSRTSSSESQTPLLKLLKNISFDSFKATLFKLTPFDVIKWSGIFSIAIAATKGTVNLLLSPFFWMYFSWTWMFWPWFLALSIGVYGLYCFRKHLQGEASIFEQLAIVTSVFSWLTLVPPAHFNGFLEGWPYVFFFVYHYFFFFNVSVRKRLYGDYYARPHDPKWDVSPPKWLRLLFCAGVMAGHWLAAFEGPELHRIPGGWSNVGIWILILVTLLVQYNSTLYLAKYSEKVVVPTAVVQFGPYRWVRHPIYSSTMLLFATYFIALRAPLSLLFIVAVCSLYYDQKAKLEEALMVETFGERYVEYASKVRYKFIPFIY, translated from the coding sequence ATGGAAGCCAAGTCAATGTTCCTACATTCCAAAACGATCCCATTCTGTTCTGCTTTCACTGATAGACCCAACTTCTCTCTCAGACCTTTTCGTAAACACCTACAGGGCAATTCAATAAACCACAGCTCTCACTTACACCATAGCCTTAAACCCCTCAAGAACCCATCAAATTTATGTctttcacaaaacccattcTCATCATCaccaacaagaacaagaagaagcacCCATTTGTTACCTCCGCTCAAATGCTCATACTCCAGGACCTCAAGCTCAGAATCTCAAACCCCATTGCTAAAACTCCTCAAAAATATATCCTTTGATTCATTCAAAGCTACCCTTTTTAAATTAACCCCTTTTGATGTCATCAAGTGGTCTGGAATCTTTTCCATTGCAATTGCAGCCACAAAAGGGACTGTCAATTTGCTCTTGAGCCCCTTTTTCTGGATGTACTTTAGCTGGACTTGGATGTTTTGGCCTTGGTTTCTGGCTCTATCAATCGGGGTTTACGGGTTATACTGCTTTCGGAAGCATTTACAAGGTGAAGCCAGCATCTTTGAGCAACTTGCCATTGTCACTTCAGTGTTTTCTTGGCTCACACTAGTCCCACCTGCCCATTTCAATGGCTTCCTTGAAGGTTGGCCTTATGTGTTCTTCTTTGTCTACCattacttctttttcttcaatgttAGCGTGAGGAAACGGTTATATGGAGATTACTATGCTCGCCCGCATGACCCCAAGTGGGATGTGAGCCCACCAAAGTGGTTGCGCCTTTTGTTCTGTGCCGGGGTCATGGCTGGTCACTGGCTGGCTGCATTTGAAGGGCCAGAGCTTCACCGCATTCCTGGCGGGTGGAGCAATGTAGGTATTTGGATTTTGATATTGGTGACTCTGCTAGTGCAATATAACTCAACATTGTATCTTGCAAAGTATTCAGAAAAGGTGGTGGTGCCAACTGCTGTTGTACAGTTTGGGCCTTACCGGTGGGTACGCCATCCAATATATTCATCTACGATGCTTCTGTTCGCCACATATTTCATTGCGCTTCGAGCACCTTTGAGCTTGCTATTCATCGTAGCAGTTTGTTCGTTGTACTATGATCAGAAGGCAAAACTGGAGGAGGCTTTGATGGTTGAGACTTTTGGGGAGAGGTATGTGGAGTATGCGAGTAAAGTTAGGTACAAGTTCATTCCTTTTATCTATTAG